In Sodalis ligni, a single genomic region encodes these proteins:
- the trmA gene encoding tRNA (uridine(54)-C5)-methyltransferase TrmA, whose protein sequence is MTTETLPIDAYETQLAEKAARLKAMMAAYRAPEPEIFRSPVNHYRMRAEFRIWHEEQDLYHIMFDPLTKERIRIDFFAAGSELINRLMTAMIQALRLSPVLRRKLFQLDYLTTMSGEAVITLIYHRPLDDEWREAAAALRDGLRAQGFAVNLIGRAAKTKICLDRDYADERLPVSGRELIYRQIENSFTQPNAAVNIHMLEWALAATQNAQGDLLELYCGNGNFSLALARNFERVLATEIAKPSVEAAQYNIAANHIGNVQIIRMSAEEFTQAMQGVREFTRLKDIDLASYRCETIFVDPPRSGLDDATVELVRCYPRILYISCNPESLCRNLESLSQTHDIIRMALFDQFPYTRHMECGVLLTAKMPE, encoded by the coding sequence ATGACTACCGAGACGTTGCCTATCGACGCTTACGAAACGCAATTGGCTGAAAAAGCCGCCCGACTAAAAGCGATGATGGCAGCTTACCGGGCGCCGGAGCCGGAAATATTCCGTTCACCGGTAAATCATTACCGGATGCGAGCCGAATTCAGGATTTGGCATGAAGAGCAGGACCTCTACCACATCATGTTTGATCCGCTCACCAAAGAGCGTATCCGCATCGATTTCTTTGCCGCCGGCAGCGAGTTAATCAATCGGTTGATGACGGCAATGATCCAGGCCTTGCGCCTTTCGCCGGTTTTACGCCGTAAGCTTTTTCAGCTGGATTATCTCACCACCATGAGCGGTGAAGCGGTCATCACGCTGATATACCACCGTCCGTTGGATGACGAATGGCGCGAGGCCGCCGCAGCGCTGCGGGATGGATTGCGGGCGCAGGGTTTTGCGGTAAATCTCATCGGCCGGGCCGCCAAAACCAAAATTTGCCTGGACCGGGATTATGCGGATGAAAGATTGCCGGTATCGGGAAGGGAACTCATCTACCGGCAGATTGAAAACAGCTTTACCCAGCCGAATGCCGCCGTCAATATCCATATGCTGGAGTGGGCGCTGGCGGCAACCCAAAACGCCCAGGGAGACTTGCTGGAGCTGTACTGCGGCAACGGGAATTTTTCGCTGGCGCTGGCGCGTAACTTTGAGCGGGTACTGGCGACGGAGATAGCCAAGCCTTCGGTGGAAGCGGCACAGTATAATATTGCCGCCAACCATATCGGCAATGTGCAGATCATCCGCATGTCGGCGGAGGAGTTTACCCAGGCCATGCAGGGTGTGCGGGAATTTACCCGGCTGAAAGATATCGACCTGGCCAGTTACCGCTGCGAGACTATTTTTGTCGATCCGCCGCGCAGCGGGTTGGATGACGCCACGGTGGAGCTGGTCCGGTGTTATCCGCGCATCCTGTATATCTCGTGCAATCCCGAGTCATTGTGCCGCAATTTGGAATCCCTTTCTCAAACTCACGACATCATACGCATGGCGCTGTTTGATCAATTCCCTTACACCCGCCATATGGAATGCGGCGTCTTATTGACGGCAAAAATGCCTGAATAA
- a CDS encoding MFS transporter has protein sequence MLFFGTTINYLDRQVLSLLEPALAKEFSWSNSDYANIAAVFQFTYAIGMLFAGRFVDFTGSKTGYAWVLGIWSLGAVLHAFVAQIGGGISAMLSSLSITVPITIAGFMFARLVLGLGESGNFPCAIKAVAEWFPKKERSFATGIFNSGANVGAILAPLVVPWLAAQWGWESTFAIVGVIGFVCLFFWKRLFDLPLKLFTKGKLNQAEYNYISEDVDSKQNREQEHEKISWFSLLAYRQTWAFAIGKFLTDGVWWFFMFWLPAYLTAQYKMSGTQMMLPIATIYCMTMVGSIGGGWLPAMFMKKGLNPYVARMRAMLFIAVFPLSALLAQPLGHAGFWMPVILIGIAASAHQAWSANLFTTVSDMFPNKAVASVIGIGGMAGGFGGVAVTKVAGALFDHYQALGEINVGYGIMFMFCGLAYLFAWALMKTLVPRFKVIEFG, from the coding sequence TTGCTGTTTTTTGGTACCACCATAAATTATCTCGACCGGCAAGTGTTAAGCCTGTTAGAACCGGCATTAGCCAAAGAATTCAGTTGGAGTAACAGCGACTACGCAAATATAGCGGCAGTGTTTCAATTCACTTACGCTATCGGGATGCTGTTTGCCGGGCGGTTTGTCGATTTTACCGGAAGCAAGACAGGGTACGCCTGGGTATTAGGCATTTGGTCCCTTGGCGCGGTATTGCATGCCTTTGTAGCGCAGATAGGGGGAGGAATTTCCGCTATGCTGTCCTCATTGAGTATAACTGTGCCCATAACGATAGCCGGATTTATGTTCGCCCGACTGGTTCTAGGATTGGGAGAATCGGGAAACTTCCCTTGCGCCATTAAAGCCGTCGCCGAATGGTTCCCCAAGAAAGAGCGCTCTTTCGCCACCGGCATATTTAATTCGGGGGCCAATGTAGGCGCCATCCTCGCTCCTTTGGTCGTTCCATGGTTAGCCGCCCAATGGGGATGGGAATCAACGTTTGCCATTGTAGGTGTTATTGGCTTTGTTTGTTTATTCTTTTGGAAAAGATTGTTTGATTTGCCGTTGAAATTATTTACCAAAGGTAAATTGAATCAGGCTGAATACAATTATATCTCCGAAGATGTGGATTCAAAACAAAACCGGGAACAGGAACACGAAAAGATCTCCTGGTTCAGCTTGTTGGCCTATCGCCAAACCTGGGCATTCGCCATCGGTAAATTCTTAACCGACGGGGTATGGTGGTTCTTTATGTTCTGGCTGCCGGCCTATCTGACCGCCCAATACAAGATGAGCGGTACACAGATGATGCTGCCCATCGCGACAATTTATTGTATGACAATGGTGGGCAGTATCGGCGGCGGCTGGCTTCCCGCCATGTTCATGAAAAAAGGCCTTAATCCTTATGTTGCCCGTATGCGGGCTATGCTCTTTATCGCCGTATTTCCGCTCTCCGCCCTATTAGCCCAGCCATTGGGTCATGCGGGATTCTGGATGCCGGTTATCTTGATTGGTATTGCCGCTTCCGCTCATCAGGCATGGTCCGCAAATCTATTTACCACTGTATCCGATATGTTTCCTAACAAAGCCGTTGCCTCAGTGATTGGTATCGGCGGCATGGCGGGTGGATTCGGCGGTGTGGCCGTTACCAAGGTCGCCGGCGCGCTGTTCGACCATTACCAGGCGCTGGGAGAAATTAACGTGGGTTACGGCATTATGTTTATGTTTTGCGGATTAGCTTACCTGTTTGCCTGGGCATTGATGAAAACGCTGGTGCCTCGATTTAAAGTCATTGAATTTGGTTAA
- a CDS encoding NADPH-dependent oxidoreductase: MATSTSKDQQHAALAARYGSELPPECGPWNETIAALLSHRSVRKYLPKPLPDNTVTTLAAAAQSAATSSNLQTWSLIAVTDPALKARLSAVAAGQKHIIECPLFLVWVADLSRLRRVGEQKQQQLAALNYLEMLLVATIDAALAAQNAVVAAESLGLSTVYIGALRNDTQRVAAELDLPDSAVGVFGLCVGYADHSVPAEVKPRLPQSVVVHRDLYDVAGEPARLDIYDQDLAEFSRRNELSVSNWTNRVIARTKELGAMAGRDKLAAALRALGFPLS; this comes from the coding sequence ATGGCAACGTCAACATCCAAAGACCAGCAGCATGCCGCTTTGGCGGCGCGCTACGGCTCTGAATTGCCGCCCGAATGCGGCCCATGGAACGAAACCATCGCCGCTTTGCTGTCTCATCGCTCGGTACGGAAATATCTACCCAAACCATTACCGGATAATACGGTGACAACGCTCGCCGCTGCCGCCCAATCGGCCGCAACGTCATCTAATTTGCAAACCTGGTCGCTGATTGCCGTAACGGATCCTGCGCTTAAAGCACGTTTGTCCGCGGTTGCCGCTGGACAGAAACACATTATTGAATGCCCGCTATTTCTGGTGTGGGTGGCTGATTTATCAAGGCTGCGCCGCGTCGGCGAACAAAAACAACAGCAGTTGGCGGCATTAAATTACCTGGAAATGCTACTGGTAGCCACCATTGACGCGGCGCTGGCAGCGCAGAATGCGGTGGTGGCGGCCGAATCCCTGGGATTGTCCACCGTCTATATCGGCGCGCTACGTAACGATACCCAGCGGGTGGCGGCTGAACTGGATTTGCCGGATAGCGCGGTTGGCGTGTTCGGATTATGTGTGGGCTATGCCGATCACAGCGTTCCCGCCGAGGTTAAACCGCGCTTACCCCAATCGGTGGTGGTCCATCGGGATCTGTATGATGTCGCGGGCGAACCGGCCCGGTTGGACATCTATGACCAAGACCTGGCCGAGTTCAGCCGGCGAAATGAACTGTCGGTGAGTAATTGGACCAATCGGGTGATTGCGCGAACCAAAGAGCTCGGGGCGATGGCGGGACGAGATAAATTAGCCGCGGCACTGCGCGCGCTGGGATTCCCTTTGAGTTAA
- a CDS encoding YijD family membrane protein has product MTNKPLGEKGILVLALIAGLSINGAFAAIFSSIVPFSIFPIITLVLSVYCLHQHYQDRAMPQGFPSLAAASFLLGLLLYSAIIRAEYPAIGSNFVPAILAVVLVFWIGRKLKRLDRSGEDQDF; this is encoded by the coding sequence ATGACGAACAAACCCCTCGGAGAAAAAGGAATATTAGTCCTGGCATTGATCGCCGGCTTATCCATCAATGGCGCCTTCGCGGCCATATTCAGTTCCATTGTGCCCTTTTCCATTTTCCCCATTATAACGTTGGTGCTGTCGGTGTACTGCCTGCATCAGCATTACCAGGATCGCGCCATGCCCCAGGGATTTCCTTCTCTGGCCGCGGCGAGTTTCCTACTGGGTCTGTTGCTTTATAGCGCCATTATCCGGGCGGAGTATCCGGCCATCGGTTCCAATTTTGTGCCGGCCATCCTGGCGGTAGTGCTGGTGTTTTGGATCGGACGAAAATTAAAACGGCTAGACCGTTCTGGTGAGGACCAGGATTTTTAA
- the fabR gene encoding HTH-type transcriptional repressor FabR: MGVRAQQKERTRRSLVEAAFSQLSAERSFASLSLREVAREAGIAPTSFYRHFRDVDELGLTMVDESGLMLRQLMRQARQRIAKGGSVIRTSVATFMEFIGNNPNAFRLLLRERSGTSSAFRAAVAREIQHFIAELADYLEIENHMPRSFTEAQAEAMVIIVFNAGAEALDVDIKERRELEERLVLQLRMISKGAFYWYRREQEKAAALSLDESR, translated from the coding sequence ATGGGCGTCAGAGCGCAACAAAAAGAGCGGACCCGGCGTTCTCTTGTCGAAGCGGCGTTCAGCCAATTAAGCGCCGAGCGCAGTTTTGCCAGCCTGAGCCTGCGTGAAGTTGCCCGTGAAGCCGGCATCGCGCCAACGTCCTTTTATCGCCATTTCCGCGATGTGGATGAGCTGGGCCTCACCATGGTGGATGAAAGCGGCCTGATGCTGCGTCAACTGATGCGCCAGGCGCGTCAGCGCATTGCCAAGGGCGGCAGCGTCATTCGCACCTCGGTCGCCACCTTTATGGAGTTTATCGGCAATAATCCCAATGCTTTTCGCCTGTTGCTTCGTGAACGGTCAGGCACCTCCAGCGCCTTTCGCGCCGCCGTCGCCCGTGAAATCCAGCATTTTATCGCGGAACTTGCCGACTATCTCGAAATTGAAAATCATATGCCGCGCAGTTTCACCGAGGCCCAGGCCGAGGCAATGGTCATCATTGTCTTCAATGCCGGCGCCGAAGCGCTTGATGTGGACATCAAAGAGCGTCGTGAACTGGAAGAGCGCCTGGTATTGCAGCTGCGAATGATTTCAAAGGGGGCCTTTTACTGGTATCGCCGGGAGCAGGAAAAAGCGGCCGCCCTTTCTCTTGATGAAAGCAGGTAG